A portion of the Candidatus Nitrosotenuis aquarius genome contains these proteins:
- a CDS encoding sulfurtransferase, with protein MSRPTIDADHLRGQLRDNSVRVIDVRRAEDYKKDHIPKSVNLPLAELLADDSPEKVLAIAQRLGIDDQTPVVVYDDTFGALASRVAWTLQYLGHSDVSLLDMTYSQWKGLGLETDTAETAPSQKTHSVKLQPEIMATADYLEKAKESKNVIVIDNRERLNYLEQHIPGAVNIPYRTLASEDKILKPKDDLKRLLKNRNIPENAEIITYCGSVGTLSGLAYYALKSADYPNVKLYVRSFKEWKGLNKPIVKQENANYWDLSAE; from the coding sequence TTGAGCAGGCCTACAATTGATGCTGATCACTTGCGCGGACAGCTGCGCGATAACAGCGTTCGAGTAATTGATGTGAGGCGCGCAGAAGACTACAAAAAAGATCACATTCCAAAATCTGTCAATTTACCATTGGCAGAACTGCTGGCAGACGACTCGCCAGAAAAGGTGCTCGCAATAGCGCAGCGACTGGGAATAGACGATCAAACCCCTGTTGTAGTATATGATGACACGTTTGGTGCACTGGCATCCCGTGTAGCGTGGACTCTGCAATATCTGGGTCATTCTGATGTGTCGCTATTGGACATGACGTATTCGCAGTGGAAGGGATTGGGCCTTGAAACCGATACTGCGGAAACCGCACCATCACAAAAGACTCACTCTGTAAAACTCCAGCCGGAAATCATGGCAACTGCTGACTATTTGGAAAAAGCAAAAGAGAGCAAAAACGTCATAGTAATTGATAATCGTGAGCGACTCAACTATCTGGAGCAACACATACCGGGCGCAGTCAACATTCCGTATCGAACTCTGGCATCCGAAGACAAAATCCTAAAACCAAAAGACGACCTAAAGAGACTGCTCAAAAACAGAAACATTCCAGAAAACGCAGAAATCATCACGTATTGTGGAAGCGTTGGGACACTGTCTGGCCTTGCGTACTATGCGCTCAAGTCAGCTGACTATCCAAATGTAAAATTGTACGTGCGCTCTTTCAAGGAATGGAAGGGCCTCAACAAGCCAATAGTAAAGCAGGAAAATGCAAACTATTGGGACTTGTCTGCAGAATAG
- a CDS encoding nitrite/sulfite reductase — protein MNLSTITKQSKEGRKARVNWARVEEADHFANMVKQFRQGKLEPDLFRRFRLQNGAYGTRMTDDYAMVRVKLPAGEVYPHQLEKLATLSEQYSIGSAHVSTRQNVQLHWVILEDVSEIIRSLAEVGLTSREACGNAVRNVMCSPLAGVCAEEEFDVTSYAVATAKFFLRNPLNQSLPRKFKFNFTCCEKHGMARMVDVGLIPQIKTINGQQRRGFKVFLGGGLGNKSFVGHQLEDWTPEEDLLYTSIATIRIFDRLGDRKHMERNRMRYLVDSMGWEQFQNLVLKERALVRMAQSVIVKLSVDQTPQKLDSHVRISGFDGKSIPDGFSRWRKGNTFAQKQPGYYSVSITLEAGDITASQLRAIAEISKEFSAEGYARTGFVQDIYLRYVAESDLPRLYAKLLEVGLANPGSLTMVHPIGCSGTTSCNLALTNSHRMAKEIQRKFIELKLDEDDDLREASIKISGCPNSCGQHEIATIGFYGGGGRVGKDMYPVYQMSLGGRSDGETMLGANILRIPAKRVIPSILKLVETFKANKKQGEDFKSWIHKVVTGHADSQVKTIDDIKKILLPFTQAPSIEQDKDFYADYGSDSGYHARTGKGECAA, from the coding sequence TTGAATTTGAGTACCATAACAAAACAGTCCAAAGAAGGCAGAAAGGCCAGGGTAAACTGGGCGCGAGTAGAGGAAGCCGACCATTTCGCAAACATGGTAAAGCAGTTCCGACAGGGCAAACTCGAGCCTGACCTCTTCAGAAGATTCCGACTGCAAAACGGCGCATATGGTACTAGAATGACTGATGATTATGCAATGGTGCGAGTAAAGCTTCCAGCAGGCGAAGTCTATCCGCACCAACTAGAAAAATTAGCGACATTATCTGAGCAATATTCGATTGGCTCTGCACATGTCTCTACAAGACAAAACGTGCAATTACACTGGGTTATACTGGAAGACGTCTCTGAAATAATTCGCAGTCTTGCCGAAGTGGGACTAACATCAAGGGAAGCATGTGGAAACGCAGTGCGAAACGTAATGTGCAGTCCTCTTGCGGGAGTTTGTGCAGAAGAGGAATTTGATGTGACTTCATACGCAGTAGCTACTGCCAAGTTTTTCCTTCGAAATCCGCTAAACCAGTCGCTGCCAAGAAAGTTCAAGTTCAATTTCACCTGCTGTGAAAAACACGGAATGGCAAGAATGGTTGACGTTGGCCTGATTCCGCAGATCAAAACCATAAACGGACAGCAGCGACGGGGATTCAAGGTGTTCTTGGGTGGAGGCCTAGGAAACAAGTCCTTTGTTGGACACCAGCTAGAGGACTGGACTCCGGAAGAAGATCTACTTTACACTTCGATTGCAACAATTAGGATTTTTGACAGACTTGGAGACAGAAAACACATGGAGCGCAACAGAATGCGATATTTGGTTGACTCGATGGGCTGGGAGCAGTTCCAGAACCTAGTCCTCAAAGAGCGAGCCCTAGTAAGAATGGCGCAGTCTGTGATTGTAAAGTTGTCAGTTGATCAGACTCCGCAAAAACTGGACTCGCACGTGAGAATTTCCGGATTTGATGGAAAATCAATCCCTGATGGATTTTCTAGGTGGCGCAAGGGCAACACGTTTGCGCAAAAACAACCTGGATATTATTCGGTGTCTATAACACTGGAGGCAGGAGACATCACCGCAAGCCAGCTTCGAGCTATAGCGGAAATATCCAAAGAATTCTCAGCAGAGGGATACGCAAGAACGGGCTTTGTGCAGGACATTTACCTGCGGTATGTAGCAGAATCTGACTTGCCACGATTGTATGCCAAACTACTGGAAGTAGGCCTTGCAAACCCGGGCTCGCTTACGATGGTGCACCCAATTGGATGTTCTGGCACGACATCGTGTAACTTGGCACTGACAAACTCGCACAGGATGGCAAAAGAAATCCAAAGAAAGTTCATTGAGCTAAAGCTGGACGAAGACGATGATCTGCGTGAGGCCTCTATCAAAATAAGCGGATGCCCCAACTCTTGCGGTCAGCACGAAATAGCAACAATTGGCTTCTATGGAGGTGGGGGCAGGGTGGGCAAAGACATGTACCCAGTGTACCAAATGTCGCTTGGCGGAAGATCCGACGGTGAGACAATGCTTGGCGCAAACATACTGCGAATTCCAGCAAAGCGAGTCATCCCGTCCATACTAAAGCTAGTTGAGACATTCAAGGCAAACAAAAAGCAGGGAGAGGACTTCAAGTCTTGGATCCACAAAGTTGTAACTGGACATGCGGACTCGCAGGTCAAAACAATAGATGACATTAAAAAAATTCTCTTGCCGTTCACACAGGCGCCATCGATTGAACAAGACAAGGATTTCTATGCCGACTATGGAAGCGATTCTGGCTACCACGCACGAACCGGCAAGGGAGAATGCGCAGCTTGA
- a CDS encoding sulfide-dependent adenosine diphosphate thiazole synthase, giving the protein MQSAQTKTKIFADVNEAKITAAIADEFFAVFKERITSDVIIIGAGPAGLTAGRELSLMGYKVLIIEQNNYLGGGYWLGGYMMNPVTVRAPAQKIWDELGIPYKQATDGLYITAGPHAVSKLIAATCDAGVKFLNLTKFDDLILKYGRVSGLVVNWMPVSALPRNITCVDPVALESKMVIDASGHDSVAVKRLVDRKLVDWKGMNPMWVEDGEDKVVESTGEVYPGLVIAGMSVTETHGLPRMGPTFGSMLFSGKRAAEITAQKLKELNRT; this is encoded by the coding sequence GTGCAAAGCGCTCAGACAAAGACAAAAATTTTTGCAGACGTAAACGAGGCAAAAATCACTGCGGCAATTGCGGATGAATTCTTTGCAGTCTTCAAGGAGCGAATCACATCGGATGTTATCATTATTGGTGCAGGACCGGCAGGACTAACGGCCGGACGAGAGCTATCATTGATGGGTTACAAGGTTTTGATTATAGAGCAGAACAACTATCTTGGAGGAGGCTACTGGCTTGGTGGCTATATGATGAACCCAGTCACAGTCCGAGCGCCGGCACAGAAAATCTGGGACGAGCTTGGAATTCCATACAAGCAAGCAACCGATGGACTATACATCACTGCAGGACCCCATGCAGTATCAAAGCTAATTGCTGCTACCTGCGATGCAGGTGTAAAATTTTTGAATCTGACTAAATTCGACGATCTTATTTTAAAATACGGCCGAGTGTCCGGCCTTGTGGTAAACTGGATGCCAGTGTCTGCACTGCCAAGAAACATCACGTGTGTAGACCCAGTTGCCCTAGAGTCAAAAATGGTAATTGACGCATCAGGCCACGATTCCGTTGCAGTAAAACGACTAGTGGATAGAAAGCTAGTAGACTGGAAGGGAATGAATCCAATGTGGGTAGAAGACGGTGAGGATAAGGTGGTAGAATCCACCGGCGAAGTCTATCCAGGGCTAGTCATTGCAGGCATGTCAGTAACGGAGACACATGGCTTGCCAAGAATGGGCCCAACCTTTGGTTCCATGCTATTTTCAGGCAAGCGTGCAGCAGAAATAACTGCTCAAAAGTTAAAAGAACTAAACCGAACCTAA
- a CDS encoding DUF6775 family putative metallopeptidase: protein MRFSKIYIYDELSIPELKLDSLVEFLQKTFHVPVEKRKNIFAGCGQNTAHDIAATRIFNYRQKFQRHEPTPEEIQFEMESFADSAKTENIILYDGFEFHKIVSGLIPDREATLDNFHLIFTNKLTCTFDDSDFRYHGRALIGANPAIISTTGIIEAPAKSREYYMDMMANYGMGLNIDSIKEKYMGQYLEYHDPRLDKIIQGYALQAVFYYITGDPFCEFLDCRLNNAHWQRDLLYSQLEFGKLCPKHQKAVDDWLTLN from the coding sequence GTGCGGTTCTCCAAAATTTACATCTACGATGAGCTATCCATACCAGAATTAAAGCTAGATTCGCTAGTGGAATTTTTACAAAAAACATTCCACGTACCAGTAGAAAAAAGAAAGAACATCTTTGCAGGCTGTGGACAAAATACAGCACACGACATAGCTGCTACTAGAATCTTCAACTATAGGCAGAAATTTCAAAGGCACGAACCGACACCAGAAGAAATACAATTTGAGATGGAGTCATTTGCAGACTCGGCCAAAACAGAAAACATTATTCTCTATGATGGATTTGAGTTTCACAAAATTGTATCAGGATTAATTCCAGACAGGGAAGCAACTTTGGATAATTTTCATTTGATATTTACAAACAAGCTTACCTGCACGTTTGATGATTCTGATTTTAGATATCACGGCAGAGCATTGATTGGTGCAAATCCCGCAATAATATCCACAACAGGAATAATCGAGGCGCCTGCAAAGTCGCGCGAATATTACATGGACATGATGGCAAACTACGGGATGGGCCTAAACATTGATTCCATCAAGGAAAAATACATGGGCCAGTACCTAGAGTACCATGACCCAAGGCTGGACAAAATAATCCAAGGCTATGCACTGCAAGCGGTATTCTATTATATCACAGGAGATCCGTTTTGCGAATTTTTGGACTGCAGGCTAAACAATGCGCACTGGCAGCGCGATCTTTTGTATTCGCAGCTAGAGTTCGGCAAGCTTTGCCCAAAACACCAAAAAGCAGTCGATGATTGGTTGACTTTAAATTAA
- the trxB gene encoding thioredoxin-disulfide reductase, whose amino-acid sequence MMAADGGSTVMMEKEFPKTEKKKTKYDVIIIGAGPAGYTAGIYCSRARHDTLILSGILPGGQLVNTTEVENYPGFENGIMGPDLMITMRKQTERMGTTIIDDEVIDVDFRHKPFKILTASEEYECRAVIIATGATPRKLGLAGEQTFGGRGVSYCATCDGPFFRNQEIIVVGGGDSAIEEATFLTKFGSKVHIIHRKDTLRASKVMQERAFSNPKIQMHWNSVVSEIQGDQKVQSIVLSDTKSGQKTTIQAGAVFVAIGHEPNTKIFANSVELDEQGYIKLRDNTKTSVPGVFAAGDVHDHRYRQAITAAGFGCMAAIDVDRYLTETKS is encoded by the coding sequence ATGATGGCTGCAGACGGTGGCTCCACCGTAATGATGGAAAAAGAGTTCCCCAAGACAGAAAAAAAGAAAACAAAATACGACGTCATCATCATAGGCGCAGGCCCTGCAGGATATACCGCGGGAATTTACTGCTCTCGCGCAAGACATGACACTTTGATATTATCTGGAATATTGCCTGGAGGACAGCTGGTCAACACTACCGAGGTTGAGAACTATCCAGGATTTGAAAACGGGATCATGGGCCCAGACTTGATGATTACCATGAGAAAGCAGACAGAGCGAATGGGTACCACCATAATAGACGATGAGGTAATCGATGTTGATTTCAGACACAAGCCATTCAAGATTCTAACAGCATCCGAAGAATACGAATGCAGGGCAGTAATCATTGCAACTGGTGCAACCCCTAGAAAGCTCGGCCTTGCAGGCGAGCAGACATTTGGAGGGCGAGGAGTGTCATATTGCGCAACATGTGATGGGCCGTTCTTTAGAAATCAGGAGATAATTGTAGTGGGTGGCGGAGACTCTGCAATAGAGGAGGCCACGTTCTTGACAAAGTTTGGAAGCAAGGTCCACATCATCCACAGAAAGGACACGTTACGTGCAAGCAAGGTAATGCAAGAGCGCGCATTTTCCAATCCAAAAATCCAGATGCACTGGAACAGTGTTGTCTCTGAGATTCAGGGCGACCAAAAGGTGCAAAGCATTGTTTTGTCCGATACCAAGTCTGGCCAAAAGACAACCATTCAGGCAGGTGCAGTCTTTGTGGCAATAGGCCATGAGCCAAACACAAAGATCTTCGCCAACAGCGTAGAGCTGGACGAGCAAGGATACATCAAGCTCAGGGACAACACAAAGACAAGCGTTCCGGGAGTTTTTGCTGCAGGCGACGTCCATGATCATAGATACAGGCAGGCAATCACGGCAGCAGGCTTTGGTTGCATGGCGGCAATAGATGTTGACAGGTATCTGACTGAAACCAAGTCCTAG
- a CDS encoding sensor histidine kinase, producing the protein MFEKTSLKISGTVGIIILLLGVTILFGTYQMSKVSSEIIMISEAYKPLQESLSKIQLHHQKQASSFDRIIANQQDSAKEEFWASTVLIKSDIDHAKKITETGFSVAPDPTQANFRLVHQMFSEIEQAHLEYEEMAKTAMTSPSPVLLDQLNSKHKQIQNKIDSISSEIGKFDDQAITAIEEHERGWLIVQIAIIVTVGGIALALRYFFSQVNSDLKREIDYKTRELSEANKKLKDLDKMKDEFISIASHELKSPIQPIFGFAELAQSGDIDQKEAWDGVTTLAKKLQDLANDVLDVTRIESNRLTIYPEDISLNNTIKEAVTMAKTGLSKDLKILEETGQDVTIRADRTRLDQVLRNLINNSIKFTENGHIKVKTEIGQGEVKISVSDTGNGIPQEILPRIFGKFATKGHGSDNQAGNGLGLFLCKGIIEAHGGKITAKNNKDCGATFEFTIPTIPKAITITN; encoded by the coding sequence GTGTTTGAGAAGACAAGTCTGAAGATCAGCGGCACTGTTGGAATCATCATATTACTACTGGGTGTTACCATCTTGTTTGGCACATACCAAATGTCAAAGGTAAGCTCTGAGATCATCATGATATCAGAAGCATACAAGCCACTGCAGGAAAGCCTGAGCAAAATACAGCTCCACCATCAAAAGCAGGCATCAAGTTTTGATAGAATCATTGCAAACCAGCAAGACAGCGCAAAGGAGGAGTTTTGGGCAAGCACAGTACTAATAAAATCCGACATTGATCACGCAAAAAAGATAACAGAGACTGGATTTTCTGTTGCGCCAGACCCAACCCAGGCAAACTTTAGGCTAGTGCACCAAATGTTTTCGGAAATAGAGCAGGCGCATCTGGAATACGAAGAGATGGCAAAGACAGCCATGACATCGCCCAGTCCAGTTTTGCTGGATCAGCTAAATTCCAAACACAAGCAGATCCAAAACAAAATAGATTCAATATCATCTGAGATTGGAAAATTTGACGACCAGGCCATAACTGCAATAGAGGAACATGAGAGGGGATGGCTGATTGTTCAAATTGCAATTATAGTTACAGTTGGAGGAATTGCTCTTGCACTGCGGTACTTTTTCTCGCAGGTAAACTCGGACCTCAAGCGAGAAATTGACTACAAGACCCGCGAGCTGTCCGAGGCAAACAAAAAACTCAAAGACCTAGACAAGATGAAAGATGAGTTCATCAGCATTGCATCACATGAGCTAAAAAGTCCGATTCAGCCAATCTTTGGCTTTGCAGAACTTGCACAGTCTGGCGACATTGACCAAAAGGAGGCATGGGACGGAGTAACCACGCTTGCAAAAAAACTTCAGGACTTGGCAAACGATGTTCTGGATGTAACCAGAATAGAGAGCAACCGACTGACAATATACCCAGAAGACATCTCACTTAACAATACAATCAAGGAGGCAGTAACAATGGCAAAGACAGGCCTATCAAAAGACCTCAAAATACTAGAAGAAACAGGCCAAGACGTCACAATACGTGCAGATAGAACAAGGCTAGACCAAGTATTGCGAAACCTAATCAACAATTCAATAAAGTTCACAGAAAACGGGCACATCAAAGTAAAGACCGAGATAGGACAAGGCGAGGTGAAAATATCGGTGTCCGATACCGGAAACGGCATCCCGCAAGAGATCCTGCCCAGAATATTTGGCAAGTTTGCCACAAAGGGACACGGATCCGACAATCAGGCAGGAAACGGCCTGGGCTTGTTTTTGTGCAAGGGAATCATAGAGGCCCATGGTGGAAAAATCACAGCAAAAAACAACAAGGACTGCGGTGCAACGTTCGAGTTTACAATACCCACAATACCCAAGGCCATCACAATAACAAACTAG
- a CDS encoding response regulator encodes MSLNILVAEDNAFTASQYTKILEKNGHRVQIAKDGVECIETYEKALSEFDSLDQNPFDVVLLDNNMPRKSGVEVAKEILDKRPNQRIIFASAYDINSLIKAPGDMPKSVEVLEKPFSLNTMISKLQS; translated from the coding sequence ATGAGCCTAAACATACTAGTAGCAGAGGACAATGCGTTTACCGCAAGCCAGTACACCAAGATACTGGAAAAAAACGGCCACCGAGTACAGATAGCAAAGGACGGAGTAGAATGCATAGAAACATACGAAAAGGCACTATCCGAATTTGACTCACTTGATCAGAATCCATTTGATGTAGTATTATTGGACAACAACATGCCCAGAAAAAGCGGAGTCGAGGTGGCAAAGGAAATACTTGACAAGAGGCCAAACCAGAGAATCATCTTTGCTTCTGCATATGACATCAACTCGCTAATCAAGGCTCCAGGAGACATGCCAAAGTCAGTAGAGGTCCTAGAAAAGCCGTTTTCGCTCAACACAATGATTAGTAAACTGCAGAGCTAG
- a CDS encoding PLP-dependent cysteine synthase family protein has protein sequence MAKVALDADILNRVGNTPLVKLESLSNNKVQYFAKLESHNPFGSVKDRAAYWMIKDAEEKGKLKKNHTIIIEPTSGNTGIALTGIASLLGYEVEIVIPEKASEETKKIIAKLGAKIYETSDDLCPKVGAGTDQSIALATSIASSRPDKYYSPNQYANEANFLGHYRGTGPEIWKQTDGKVTHFFTGVGTGGTVTGISTYLKEQNPKLKTIGVQPQQNHLIQGLRNFEESAKPDLFLRREKSVDDWITINNETAFAAVKEIFAKEKLLVSPSSATVYAAMKKYPIEEGIVVGIFADDGRKFKSLYSQQKVFTEEEFDANLKQAVHLSKIVYLD, from the coding sequence CTGGCCAAAGTCGCACTTGATGCAGACATTTTAAACAGAGTTGGCAACACTCCCCTAGTAAAATTAGAATCATTATCAAATAATAAAGTCCAGTATTTTGCCAAACTAGAAAGCCACAACCCCTTTGGCTCAGTCAAGGACCGTGCGGCATACTGGATGATTAAAGACGCAGAGGAAAAGGGCAAGCTAAAGAAAAACCACACAATAATAATCGAGCCGACGTCGGGCAACACCGGAATAGCGCTAACAGGCATTGCAAGCCTGCTTGGATATGAGGTGGAAATCGTAATCCCAGAAAAGGCATCAGAGGAAACAAAGAAAATAATCGCAAAGCTTGGCGCAAAGATCTATGAGACAAGCGATGATCTCTGCCCAAAGGTTGGTGCGGGAACTGATCAAAGCATCGCACTTGCCACATCCATTGCGTCATCGCGACCCGACAAGTATTATTCTCCAAACCAGTATGCAAACGAGGCAAATTTTCTGGGACACTATCGCGGAACGGGACCTGAAATCTGGAAACAAACAGACGGCAAGGTAACACATTTTTTCACCGGCGTTGGAACGGGAGGAACGGTTACCGGCATCTCCACATACCTCAAAGAGCAAAACCCAAAGCTAAAGACAATTGGAGTGCAGCCACAGCAAAACCACCTGATTCAGGGCTTGAGAAACTTTGAAGAGTCTGCCAAGCCTGACTTGTTTTTGCGAAGGGAAAAGTCAGTTGACGACTGGATTACAATTAACAACGAGACTGCGTTTGCGGCAGTAAAGGAGATCTTTGCAAAAGAAAAGTTGCTAGTATCGCCGTCATCTGCCACTGTTTATGCTGCAATGAAAAAATATCCAATAGAAGAGGGAATAGTGGTTGGAATATTTGCAGACGATGGCAGAAAGTTCAAGTCTCTATATTCGCAGCAAAAGGTCTTTACCGAAGAAGAATTTGACGCAAACCTAAAGCAGGCAGTACACCTATCCAAGATAGTATACCTGGACTAG
- a CDS encoding sulfurtransferase TusA family protein, translated as MLDARGLFCPEPVFRTKIEVERMQVGETLTVLADDPNAEEDVSRWVKRNGHELLSLQKKDNALEFQIKKVK; from the coding sequence ATGCTAGACGCCAGAGGACTGTTCTGCCCAGAGCCTGTGTTTAGAACAAAAATCGAAGTAGAGCGAATGCAAGTAGGGGAAACGCTGACGGTTCTAGCTGACGACCCAAATGCAGAAGAAGACGTCTCAAGATGGGTCAAGCGAAACGGACACGAGCTTTTGTCTTTGCAGAAAAAAGACAATGCGCTGGAATTTCAAATTAAAAAGGTGAAATAA
- a CDS encoding PHP-associated domain-containing protein — translation MGYIKAELHCHNSFSNFHVGEDDAPFDCNITIPQQLERAHALGLDALFVTNHNTLDGYSQLLQYKNDHSKYRHIQIFQAEEITTNTGAHVIAYGIHKEIKAGLPLEEIVDQIRKQDGISCAPHPFSLLDALRNDASKCDMIEVFNSNNVDIISNARAAQFSLEHNKIGVAGSDSHVLSTLGRCVNVIESENTLDDALYSMRHNKIAIHQTGYAKEQETLEHIKYKINNSKDYLAEYIREHYPNSQWMMSLLLKMYDLNQNSYMWSLVYKLAVYLMKRVSNKINIQGYDASKLHDRNLATMLKMAI, via the coding sequence TTGGGGTACATCAAGGCAGAACTGCACTGCCACAATTCATTTTCAAATTTTCATGTGGGCGAAGACGACGCGCCGTTTGACTGCAACATCACAATACCACAACAACTAGAGCGAGCCCATGCACTGGGCCTTGACGCACTGTTTGTAACAAACCACAACACACTAGATGGCTATTCGCAATTACTCCAGTACAAAAACGACCATTCCAAGTACCGGCACATCCAGATTTTCCAGGCAGAGGAAATCACCACAAACACAGGAGCGCACGTAATTGCATATGGAATCCACAAGGAAATCAAGGCAGGACTACCCTTGGAAGAAATCGTAGACCAAATAAGAAAACAGGACGGGATTTCGTGCGCGCCACACCCGTTTAGCCTGCTTGATGCACTGCGTAATGATGCGTCAAAATGCGACATGATAGAGGTCTTTAACAGCAATAATGTGGATATAATATCAAATGCAAGGGCTGCCCAGTTTTCACTAGAGCACAACAAAATTGGCGTTGCGGGAAGCGACTCGCATGTTTTATCCACACTTGGCAGGTGCGTCAATGTAATAGAATCGGAAAACACACTAGATGACGCACTATACTCGATGCGGCACAACAAGATTGCAATCCACCAGACTGGATATGCAAAAGAGCAGGAAACTCTGGAGCACATCAAGTACAAAATCAACAACTCCAAGGACTATCTGGCAGAATACATCCGAGAACACTATCCAAACTCGCAATGGATGATGTCGCTGTTGCTCAAAATGTATGACCTAAACCAGAACAGCTACATGTGGTCGCTTGTGTACAAGCTGGCGGTGTATCTGATGAAGCGAGTATCAAATAAAATAAACATCCAAGGATATGATGCATCAAAACTCCATGATCGAAATCTTGCGACGATGCTGAAAATGGCAATCTGA
- the cofE gene encoding coenzyme F420-0:L-glutamate ligase encodes MLQIIPVPVKSDIKKGDDLAKIFASNFKDMEDGDIIVMAQKIVSKQEGRVVELAQVIPSILSVGLGAEYNKDPKLVEVILSEAKRIVRLESGIIITETRHGFVCANSGVDESNLPPGFASMLPENPDRSASEFAQKISAKSGKKIAVIISDTFGRPFREGQTNVAIGVAGIKPLDDYEGKADTYGRTMRVTKIAQIDELCGAAELVMKKTKNCPFAVIRNFEYDSSDDTIQTLIRSKNTDLFR; translated from the coding sequence GTGCTGCAAATAATTCCAGTACCAGTAAAATCTGATATCAAAAAAGGAGACGACCTGGCAAAGATTTTTGCATCCAACTTCAAGGATATGGAGGACGGCGACATTATAGTTATGGCGCAAAAAATAGTATCAAAGCAGGAAGGTAGGGTAGTCGAGCTTGCTCAGGTAATCCCCTCTATTTTGTCTGTGGGCCTAGGTGCTGAATACAACAAGGACCCAAAACTAGTGGAGGTGATATTATCAGAGGCAAAAAGAATAGTGCGCCTGGAATCTGGAATTATAATAACAGAGACAAGGCACGGATTTGTCTGCGCAAATTCAGGAGTAGACGAGAGCAATCTGCCTCCTGGGTTTGCATCAATGCTTCCAGAAAACCCTGACAGGTCTGCATCAGAATTTGCCCAAAAAATATCTGCAAAGTCGGGCAAAAAAATAGCAGTCATAATTTCCGATACCTTTGGCAGGCCGTTTCGGGAAGGCCAGACAAATGTGGCAATCGGTGTGGCAGGGATAAAACCGCTTGATGACTATGAGGGAAAGGCAGACACGTACGGCAGGACCATGCGGGTAACCAAGATAGCGCAAATAGATGAGCTATGCGGTGCGGCCGAGCTGGTAATGAAAAAGACAAAAAACTGTCCGTTCGCTGTAATTAGGAATTTTGAGTATGACTCATCGGACGATACAATCCAAACGCTGATTCGATCCAAAAATACAGACCTGTTCCGATAA
- the serB gene encoding phosphoserine phosphatase SerB — MLAIFDVEGVLFDAEYLPILAEKINKQDEIWAITRKGIQGLINWEEGLRTRVEALKGLSYDTCKEVADELPIMTGAAETCRALKAAGWKIMAVSGGFTIMTDRLKEQLGLDYVYSNELIFKDGKLDGVKINVTSDKAKSARIKIAEWRENKENIVVTVDGANDLTLFDICGLGVAFRAQDIVKDKADKIIEEKNLTNLIPIINAKYNLDLELQIA, encoded by the coding sequence TTGCTTGCCATTTTTGACGTAGAAGGAGTTCTCTTTGACGCTGAATACCTGCCGATTCTCGCAGAAAAAATAAACAAGCAGGATGAAATCTGGGCAATCACCAGAAAAGGAATCCAGGGTTTGATAAACTGGGAGGAAGGCCTGAGAACCCGAGTCGAGGCACTAAAGGGGCTCAGCTATGATACATGCAAGGAAGTGGCAGACGAATTGCCAATAATGACTGGCGCAGCAGAGACGTGCAGGGCACTCAAGGCGGCAGGCTGGAAAATAATGGCAGTCTCTGGCGGATTTACAATTATGACTGACAGGCTAAAGGAGCAGCTGGGCCTCGACTATGTCTATTCTAATGAGCTGATATTCAAGGACGGAAAACTGGACGGAGTAAAAATCAACGTAACATCAGACAAGGCAAAGTCAGCCAGAATTAAAATCGCCGAATGGAGGGAAAACAAGGAAAACATTGTGGTAACAGTTGATGGCGCAAATGACCTGACACTGTTTGATATCTGCGGCCTTGGCGTGGCGTTTCGCGCACAGGACATAGTCAAGGACAAGGCAGACAAAATTATAGAAGAGAAAAATCTAACAAACCTAATTCCAATTATTAATGCAAAGTACAACTTGGACTTGGAGCTGCAAATAGCGTAA